The Glycine soja cultivar W05 chromosome 8, ASM419377v2, whole genome shotgun sequence genome has a window encoding:
- the LOC114423852 gene encoding early nodulin-75 — protein sequence MTSVLHYSLLLLLLGVVILTTPVLANLKPRFFYEPPPIEKPPTYEPPPFYKPPYYPPPVHHPPPEYQPPHEKTPPEYLPPPHEKPPPEYLPPHEKPPPEYQPPHEKPPHENPPPEHQPPHEKPPEHQPPHEKPPPEYEPPHEKPPPEYQPPHEKPPPEYQPPHEKPPPEYQPPHEKPPPEHQPPHEKPPEHQPPHEKPPPEYQPPHEKPPPEYQPPQEKPPHEKPPPEYQPPHEKPPPEHQPPHEKPPPVYPPPYEKPPPVYEPPYEKPPPVVYPPPHEKPPIYEPPPLEKPPVYNPPPYGRYPPSKKN from the coding sequence ATGACTTCTGTACTACACTACTCACTCCTGCTGCTCCTGCTTGGAGTGGTGATTCTCACCACTCCAGTGCTAGCTAATTTGAAGCCACGCTTCTTCTATGAGCCTCCTCCAATTGAGAAACCCCCCACCTATGAACCTCCACCATTTTATAAGCCCCCATACTACCCACCACCAGTGCACCACCCTCCACCAGAGTACCAACCACCCCATGAAAAAACACCACCTGAGTATCTACCTCCTCCTCATGAGAAACCACCACCAGAATACCTACCTCCTCATGAGAAACCGCCACCAGAATACCAACCTCCTCATGAGAAACCACCCCATGAGAATCCACCACCGGAGCACCAACCACCTCATGAGAAGCCACCAGAGCACCAACCACCTCATGAGAAGCCACCACCAGAGTATGAACCACCTCATGAGAAACCACCACCAGAATACCAACCACCTCATGAGAAGCCACCACCAGAATACCAACCACCTCATGAGAAACCACCACCAGAATACCAACCACCTCATGAGAAGCCACCACCAGAGCACCAACCACCTCATGAGAAGCCACCAGAGCACCAGCCACCTCATGAGAAGCCACCACCAGAGTATCAACCACCTCATGAGAAACCACCACCAGAATACCAACCTCCTCAAGAAAAGCCACCACATGAAAAACCACCGCCAGAATACCAACCTCCTCATGAAAAGCCACCACCAGAACACCAACCTCCCCATGAAAAGCCACCACCAGTGTACCCACCCCCTTATGAGAAACCACCACCAGTGTATGAACCCCCTTATGAGAAGCCACCCCCAGTAGTGTATCCACCTCCTCATGAGAAACCACCCATTTATGAGCCACCGCCATTGGAGAAGCCACCGGTCTACAATCCCCCACCTTATGGCCGCTATCCACCATCCAAGAAAAACTAA